The segment AAATCTGGCATAAATTCAACGCATAAGATGAAACGTATTTCTCGCTTTTTTGATATTGCTGCTGCTTTTTTGACTAACTCAACAGTCACATTTTCGCTGATAACAGTTAGCACATCCATctttggtgaattttcaagaactGTTAAAACTGAAtcatcagtaattttattgctgCGTGGTAAGCCTAATTTTATCAGGTTTTTCAGCAGTTTGACTGAAGAATCAGTGATTTTAGTATTGCCTTTAAAATACAGATTTTGTAAACTATTCATCTTTGAAATTGCTACTACACCAATATCGGTTACCCAGTTAGTATTTATATGTAATACTTCCAAGTGCTTGAAAGTATTGGCAATAGTATACAATGTATCATCTCTTACTGGGCATTCCATCAGTTTCAATATCTTGGTATTTATGAATGGACCTGATATAGAAAGAGTATGTATAAGGTATACAGTATGGTTAGAATATACAATTCCATTGTCTGCCAGATAATTCCATATATCATTTAAAGAATTTCCTATACCAGCAACTTCCATCCTTTTCAGAGCTTTCAAGTCACGAATCAACTGCAAAAGAAATTATGTATaggtataataaatatgtgaaaaataaaaaagagtatacatattctcatttatattttgtaataaatattaagttATAACTTACATCATTGAGTAGTTTTGTAAGATCAGGGGTTGGTCTTACTTCATCAATCCAATGCAAGAGATTTAAATCAGTCAATGTATTAGCAACGTTTCTCAATGAATTGATTAAAGCAACAGTAGGTAACAATAGAAAAGTTtctatattttgaaatataattgttaatgattgCAGTTTAGATAGACGTGTAAATGAATTGGCTAATATTACTTGGTCCATGTTGGTGAATCTTAAACGAAGTGATACGAGGTTTGGACACAATCCATTAATAACTGGCACTATGTTACAATTACCATAAGCTGTCAAGTCCAATGTTGTTAAATAACGACCACATTTACTAAgcagtgattttaaaaaactgtaTCCTCCATCACTTGTTGAATATTTAGCCAAACAATTTGGATTCTCATCATATCgccaataaattaattcaagttttttaactttaaaccAAGAATCAGCAAGGACTCTTTTCCATTGTttgcatactaaaaaataaatacaaatatattaatttttatcaattaccaaataatttttagattaaataaaattgatattgtatttataatatcatacCCAATGCAAGTTTTGGTCTTTCACATATTGGCACATACGTGAATATTTCATCCAGGCAAAAATCACTAGCTGGATCAAGTATTATCGTATCTTGAGGATTGGaacgaaatttaattatctaaaaaaatgaataatatatttatatttataataacaataatgcaATATGGAATGTACGAGCATGTTTTGactacaattatattttagacTGACCTTTGTTATTCCAAATCCTGTTGAAACTTTATTTACTCCTCCATTTTTCCTCAAATCTATTGTTACACTAAACATGTTGATGTTATTGAACGGGAAGTACACATGTTCATTGGTAACCTTATTCCACTTGCGAGTAAGAAAAATTTTGTCTTCCATTATAATCACTGTAAATACAACTTTtagttggatatttttttatctcaatataaatttattatgtaatgAAAGAGATTATGATTTTCAAAGTTTATGTTTTTTgccaaaaataatagaaaaaaaaaaaaataggattGGCCACAGACTCACATTCACTTAATGTTCTGAACTGTTCTGAACCATCTAAGTGACTAAGGGCTAAGCTCAGCTAAGCTCATCTGAGAGAGACAGCAATAGATTGGATGGTTTTCTCTCTCACTCGCACATGTGCACATTAAATCTAGCTATCTTTTTCTAGCTATCTTGATACTCTCATGTCATTGAATTTAGAATTAAATCATATTGAAGTACTTGGAGCAAATGATTTTGATGGtttaactaatttaaaaagtttaaatttaaacaacaatagtATAAAACATATTCCAGATGATATTTttagtcaaaataaaaatcttgaatttttacaaCTTGATTATAAtggaattgaaaatattgaatcaaatGTCTTTCAAGGTTTAAGTAAGCTAGAAATGATATCAATGcgtgatattaaattaagaTGTTTTGTTCAAAAATGTTTCAATGGACTTGGATCAGTTAAAATGTTTTTGTCAACTTATAGAAAtgaagatttttaattaatatatcaatttctACAGTTACATTATTcaatcgaaattaattttttcgaaatcgAAATACACAAAGAAGAGACAAAAGAATTATtaacttaaaatttatataaatataacatatgttgatataaaattttaatttgtttatgtataaaatttataaataataatatctaaataaaataataattgtcacaCAAATAACTGTGTAATTATGtcctttgttttttataaaataaaacttttttttacccttagaaatttaattacatcaaagaaaagaaataaaagtattttgtaagcattttccttttttatttttttggtcaattttattttataaaaataaaataaaaaaaaaaaatagataaatatttttggtgATATCAGCTgctgattttttatatcaccTCATTATATTGAGGtcgaatgatttttaaataaaatcgttTGATTACTTTGACCCAGAGTggtcagtattttttatatctaaaatCCCGCATCT is part of the Aphidius gifuensis isolate YNYX2018 linkage group LG1, ASM1490517v1, whole genome shotgun sequence genome and harbors:
- the LOC122847649 gene encoding uncharacterized protein LOC122847649, yielding MEDKIFLTRKWNKVTNEHVYFPFNNINMFSVTIDLRKNGGVNKVSTGFGITKIIKFRSNPQDTIILDPASDFCLDEIFTYVPICERPKLALVCKQWKRVLADSWFKVKKLELIYWRYDENPNCLAKYSTSDGGYSFLKSLLSKCGRYLTTLDLTAYGNCNIVPVINGLCPNLVSLRLRFTNMDQVILANSFTRLSKLQSLTIIFQNIETFLLLPTVALINSLRNVANTLTDLNLLHWIDEVRPTPDLTKLLNDLIRDLKALKRMEVAGIGNSLNDIWNYLADNGIVYSNHTVYLIHTLSISGPFINTKILKLMECPVRDDTLYTIANTFKHLEVLHINTNWVTDIGVVAISKMNSLQNLYFKGNTKITDSSVKLLKNLIKLGLPRSNKITDDSVLTVLENSPKMDVLTVISENVTVELVKKAAAISKKREIRFILCVEFMPDLQQYESPDFELRIYQEINGKVMVHIGTSAYAKAQIS